In Bufo gargarizans isolate SCDJY-AF-19 unplaced genomic scaffold, ASM1485885v1 fragScaff_scaffold_432_pilon, whole genome shotgun sequence, the following are encoded in one genomic region:
- the LOC122922531 gene encoding proline-rich protein 36-like, producing MAALGCDMDEPPCGCTGPCLVLYRDGAQLPKKPRHDRELHLLLPPSLVPPVSHLLPPPSLIPPVSHLLLPPSLIPPVSHLLPPPSLIPPVSHLLLPPSLIPPVSHLLPPPSLVPPVSHLLPPPSLIPPVSHLLLPPSLIPPDSDLLPPPSLIPPVSHLLPSPSLIPPVNHLLLPPSLIPPSLAAAAITDPSRQSLAASAITDASRQSLAASAITDPSRQSLAASAITDSSRQSLAAAAITDPSRQSLAASAITNPSRQSLAASTITDPSRQSLAAATITDSSRQSLAASAITDSSRQSLAASAITVLSRQSLAASAITDSSRQSLAAAAITDPSRQSLVASAITDPSRQSLVASAITDSSRQSLAASAITDSSRQSLAASAITDPSRQSLVASAITDPSRQSLAASAITDPSRQSLTAVAITDPSRQSLAATAITDASRQSLAASAITDPSRQSLAASDITDSSRQSLVASAITDPSRQSLAASPSLIPPVSHLLPSPSLIPPVSHLLPSPSLIPPVSHLLLPPSLIPPVSHLLLPTSLIPPVSHLLLPPSLIPPVSHLLLPPSLIPPVSHLLPSPSLIPPVSHLLLPPSLIPPVSHLLLPPSLIPPVSHLLPPPSLIPPVSHLLLPPSLIPPVSHLLLPPSLFSPSLAAVAITDPSRQSLAAVAITDSSRQTLAASAITDPSRQTLAASAITDPSRQTLAASAITDPSRQSLAASAITDLSCQLLAAAAITDSSRQSLAASAITDPSRQTLAASAITDPSRQSLAASAITDLSCQLLAAAAITDSSRQSLAAVAITDSSRQSLAASAITDPSRQSLAASAITDPSRQTLAASAITDSSRQSLAASAITDPSRQSLAAAAITDPSCQSLAAAAITDPFRQSLAAAAITDPSRQTLAASAITDSSRQSLAASAITDPSRQSLAAAAITDPSCQSLAAAAITDPFRQSLAAAAITDPSRQSLAASAITDPSRQSLAAAAITDPSRQSLAAAAITNPSRQSLAAAAITDPSSQSLAAAAITDPSRQSLAAAAITDPSSQSLAAAAITDPSRQSLAAAAITNPSCQ from the exons TCACTTGCTGCTTCCGCCATCACTGGTCCCTCCCGTCAGTCACTTGCTGCCGCCGCCATCACTGATCCCTCCCGTCAGTCacttgctgctgccgccatcactGATCCCTCCCGTCAGTCACTTGCTGCCGCCGCCATCACTGATTCCTCCCGTCAGTCACTTGCTGCTTCCGCCATCACTGATCCCTCCCGTCAGTCACTTGCTGCCGCCGCCATCACTGGTCCCTCCCGTCAGTCACTTGCTGCCGCCGCCATCACTGATCCCTCCCGTCAGTCacttgctgctgccgccatcactGATCCCTCCCGACAGTGACTTGCTGCCGCCGCCATCACTGATCCCTCCCGTCAGTCACTTGCTGCCGTCGCCATCACTGATCCCTCCCGTCAATCacttgctgctgccgccatcactGATCCCTCCC TCACTTGCTGCCGCCGCCATCACTGATCCCTCCCGTCAGTCACTTGCTGCTTCCGCCATCACTGATGCCTCCCGTCAGTCACTTGCTGCTTCCGCCATCACTGATCCCTCCCGTCAGTCACTTGCTGCTTCCGCCATCACTGATTCCTCCCGTCAGTCACTTGCTGCCGCCGCCATCACTGATCCCTCCCGTCAGTCACTTGCTGCTTCCGCCATCACTAATCCCTCCCGTCAGTCACTTGCTGCTTCCACCATCACTGATCCCTCCCGTCAGTCACTTGCTGCCGCCACCATCACTGATTCCTCCCGTCAGTCACTTGCTGCTTCCGCCATCACTGATTCCTCCCGTCAGTCACTTGCTGCTTCCGCCATCACTGTTCTCTCCCGTCAGTCACTTGCTGCTTCCGCCATCACTGATTCCTCCCGTCAGTCACTTGCTGCCGCCGCCATCACTGATCCCTCCCGTCAGTCACTTGTTGCTTCCGCCATCACTGATCCCTCCCGTCAGTCACTTGTTGCTTCCGCCATCACTGATTCCTCCCGTCAGTCACTTGCTGCTTCCGCCATCACTGATTCCTCCCGTCAGTCACTTGCTGCTTCCGCCATCACTGATCCCTCCCGTCAGTCACTTGTTGCTTCCGCCATCACTGATCCCTCCCGTCAGTCACTTGCTGCTTCCGCCATCACTGATCCCTCCCGTCAGTCACTTACTGCCGTCGCCATCACTGATCCCTCCCGTCAGTCACTTGCTGCCACCGCCATCACTGATGCCTCCCGTCAGTCACTTGCTGCTTCCGCCATCACTGATCCCTCCCGTCAGTCACTTGCTGCTTCCGACATCACTGATTCCTCCCGTCAGTCACTTGTTGCTTCCGCCATCACTGATCCCTCCCGTCAGTCACTTGCTGCTTCGCCATCACTGATCCCTCCCGTCAGTCACTTGCTGCCGTCGCCATCACTGATCCCTCCCGTCAGTCACTTGCTGCCGTCGCCATCACTGATCCCTCCCGTCAGTCACTTGCTGCTTCCGCCATCACTGATCCCTCCCGTCAGTCACTTGCTGCTTCCGACATCACTGATTCCTCCCGTCAGTCACTTGTTGCTTCCGCCATCACTGATCCCTCCCGTCAGTCACTTGCTGCTTCCGCCATCACTGATCCCTCCCGTCAGTCACTTGCTGCCGTCGCCATCACTGATCCCTCCCGTCAGTCACTTGCTGCTTCCGCCATCACTGATCCCTCCCGTCAGTCACTTGTTGCTTCCGCCATCACTGATCCCTCCCGTCAGTCACTTGCTGCCGCCACCATCACTGATCCCTCCCGTCAGTCACTTGCTGCTTCCGCCATCACTGATTCCTCCCGTCAGTCACTTGCTGCTTCCGCCATCACTGTTCTCTCCC TCACTTGCTGCCGTCGCCATCACTGATCCCTCCCGTCAGTCACTTGCTGCCGTCGCCATCACTGATTCCTCCCGTCAGACACTTGCTGCTTCCGCCATCACTGATCCCTCCCGTCAGACACTTGCTGCTTCCGCCATCACTGATCCCTCCCGTCAGACACTTGCTGCTTCCGCCATCACTGATCCCTCCCGTCAGTCACTTGCTGCTTCCGCCATCACTGATCTCTCCTGTCAGTTACTTGCTGCCGCCGCCATCACTGATTCCTCCCGTCAGTCACTTGCTGCTTCCGCCATCACTGATCCCTCCCGTCAGACACTTGCTGCTTCCGCCATCACTGATCCCTCCCGTCAGTCACTTGCTGCTTCCGCCATCACTGATCTCTCCTGTCAGTTACTTGCTGCCGCCGCCATCACTGATTCCTCCCGTCAGTCACTTGCTGCCGTCGCCATCACTGATTCCTCCCGTCAGTCACTTGCTGCTTCCGCCATCACTGATCCCTCCCGTCAGTCACTTGCTGCTTCCGCCATCACTGATCCCTCCCGTCAGACACTTGCTGCTTCCGCCATCACTGATTCCTCCCGTCAGTCACTTGCTGCTTCCGCCATCACTGATCCCTCCCGTCAGTCACTTGCTGCCGCCGCCATCACTGATCCCTCCTGTCAGTCACTTGCTGCCGCCGCCATCACTGATCCCTTCCGTCAGTCACTTGCTGCCGCCGCCATCACTGATCCCTCCCGTCAGACACTTGCTGCTTCCGCCATCACTGATTCCTCCCGTCAGTCACTTGCTGCTTCCGCCATCACTGATCCCTCCCGTCAGTCACTTGCTGCCGCCGCCATCACTGATCCCTCCTGTCAGTCACTTGCTGCCGCCGCCATCACTGATCCCTTCCGTCAGTCacttgctgctgccgccatcactGATCCCTCCCGTCAGTCACTTGCTGCTTCCGCCATCACTGATCCCTCCCGTCAGTCACTTGCTGCCGCCGCCATAACTGATCCCTCCCGTCAGTCACTTGCTGCCGCCGCCATCACTAATCCCTCCCGTCAGTCACTTGCTGCCGCCGCCATCACTGATCCCTCCAGTCAGTCTCTTGCTGCCGCCGCCATCACTGATCCCTCCCGTCAGTCacttgctgctgccgccatcactGATCCCTCCAGTCAGTCTCTTGCTGCCGCCGCCATCACTGATCCCTCCCGTCAGTCACTTGCTGCCGCCGCCATCACTAATCCCTCCTGTCAGTGA